A genomic region of Papaver somniferum cultivar HN1 chromosome 7, ASM357369v1, whole genome shotgun sequence contains the following coding sequences:
- the LOC113292857 gene encoding uncharacterized protein LOC113292857 produces MFNQDLDVMILFYYCYKQKRDAQREIASLDSEDSETQTKYIHFEIMASTAFAFVYQKNADDRINEVDKFIENMPDMTEKIIIPMNCDPNGGKYEGPIGEHWHLLVYDINNYQ; encoded by the exons ATGTTTAATCAAGACCTTGATGTCATGATTCTTTTCTACTACTGCTACAAGCAGAAGAGAGATGCACAAAGAGAGATAGCATCCTTAGATAGCGAAGACAGTGAAACTCAAACAAAATACATTCACTTTGAGATCATGGCATCTACTGCATTC GCATTTGTTTATCAAAAGAACGCAGATGATAGGATCAATGAGGTTGATAAGTTCATAGAAAATATGCCTGACATGACTGAGAAGATTATCATCCCAATGAATTGCGATCCCAATGGAGGCAAATATGAAGGGCCTATTGGTGAACATTGGCATCTGCTTGTATATGACATCAACAACTACCAATGA